The following coding sequences are from one Capsicum annuum cultivar UCD-10X-F1 chromosome 3, UCD10Xv1.1, whole genome shotgun sequence window:
- the LOC124896551 gene encoding uncharacterized protein LOC124896551 produces the protein MKLLKGFTRKDVKEVFFRIANAKSPGLDGYASASFKASWEIVEEDVVEAILEFFNNGKMLKQLNATNIVLIPKVDCPENASQYRPISCCNVLYKCISKMLCSRLKEAVGHILVDNQAAFVHGRSMVHNVLICHDLLRHYGRKTTPRCLMKIDLQKAYDMGQLGLRQEDPTSPLLFVLVMEYLTRTFNCISLLPDFKFHPMCKNTKLTHLIFADDLMVFCKGEELTVTRVKEALDHFTTATGLEANMEKSSIFIDGVTDQVKSNLLTITSYTLGEFPIKYLGMPLTSKKWNKLDC, from the exons ATGAAGCTGCTAAAGGGGTTCACTAGGAAGGATGTTAAAGAAGTTTTCTTCAGAATTGCAAATGCTAAAAGCCCAGGTCTGGATGGTTATGCCAGTGCTTCTTTTAAAGCATCATGGGAGATAGTAGAGGAAGATGTAGTGGAGGCAATATTGGAGTTCTTTAATAATGGAAAGATGCTCAAACAATTAAATGCTACAAACATTGTTCTTATTCCTAAAGTTGATTGTCCTGAGAACGCTAGTCAATACAGGCCCATTTCTTGCTGCAATGTCCTATATAAATGCATATCTAAAATGCTCTGTAGCAGATTGAAAGAAGCAGTAGGACACATACTTGTAGACAACCAGGCTGCATTTGTGCATGGTAGATCCATGGTGCATAATGTGCTTATATGCCACGATTTACTCAGGCACTATGGAAGAAAGACAACACCAAGGTGTTTAATGAAGATTGATCTCCAAAAAGCTTATGATATG GGTCAACTAGGATTGAGACAAGAGGACCCTACTTCACCCTTGCTCTTTGTCCTAGTGATGGAGTACCTAACAAGAACTTTTAATTGCATAAGTTTGCTGCCAGACTTTAAATTTCACCCTATGTGCAAGAATACTAAATTGACTCACTTGATATTTGCTGATGATTTAATGGTATTCTGTAAAGGAGAAGAACTTACTGTCACAAGAGTGAAGGAAGCACTGGACCATTTTACTACAGCAACTGGATTGGAAGCAAACATGGAAAAGTCTAGTATTTTCATAGATGGAGTAACAGACCAGGTGAAATCAAACCTGTTGACTATCACTAGTTATACCTTGGGTGAATTTCCAATTAAATACCTGGGGATGCCTTTAACCTCAAAGAAATGGAATAAGCTTGATTGCTAA